In Horticoccus luteus, the following proteins share a genomic window:
- a CDS encoding FecR family protein, giving the protein MRYLKQLLSFVVVSFVASSLATAAAPEAKVVKVSGDARVQLPGQSSPVQVTEGMLLPQGSTITTANGEVWLSGFPGATAAVHPNSSVNLSELGTNNDGKRKALLELTRGKITSTLDPSKSGVTNYSVRTPKGVAAARGTAFEVIFAQSATTGEGEMTTVTLSGTVTVTMHMADDKVVTLSLPVGNAVTSGGGSADLNGTSVTIAEALSNGTISAEDLKQAVLAVVGAVTGGGNGYSDATGQALIKAAVGASVAAVGANSADANAIIEAAQKAVGSNSALSGAVDAGATAGGQNSNSGDTTNSDQKSGQITPSTGSQEQGKDIDQTKSIVTSPSH; this is encoded by the coding sequence ATGAGATACCTAAAACAGCTGCTCTCCTTTGTTGTCGTGAGCTTCGTCGCAAGCTCACTCGCCACCGCCGCCGCCCCTGAGGCTAAAGTGGTCAAGGTCTCGGGCGATGCCCGGGTTCAATTGCCGGGCCAGTCTTCCCCGGTGCAGGTCACCGAAGGCATGTTGCTTCCCCAAGGCTCGACGATCACGACCGCGAACGGCGAAGTTTGGCTAAGTGGATTTCCCGGTGCCACCGCTGCCGTTCATCCCAACTCTTCCGTCAACTTAAGTGAACTCGGCACCAATAACGACGGCAAGCGCAAGGCGTTGCTGGAGCTCACCCGCGGCAAGATTACATCTACGCTGGACCCCTCCAAGTCGGGCGTCACAAACTATAGCGTCCGCACCCCGAAAGGTGTGGCGGCGGCACGTGGCACAGCGTTTGAGGTAATCTTCGCGCAGAGCGCCACGACGGGCGAAGGCGAGATGACCACGGTCACGCTGAGCGGCACGGTGACGGTGACCATGCATATGGCTGACGACAAGGTCGTCACCTTGAGTTTGCCGGTCGGCAACGCAGTGACGAGTGGTGGCGGATCGGCCGACCTTAATGGCACGTCCGTCACTATTGCCGAGGCACTTTCAAATGGCACGATTTCGGCGGAAGACCTTAAGCAGGCCGTGCTAGCCGTGGTCGGGGCTGTTACTGGCGGGGGAAATGGCTACTCTGATGCCACAGGCCAAGCGCTGATCAAAGCGGCGGTAGGGGCGTCGGTCGCGGCGGTTGGGGCTAATTCGGCGGACGCTAATGCGATCATAGAGGCCGCCCAAAAAGCAGTCGGCTCGAACAGCGCACTTTCTGGCGCGGTGGATGCGGGCGCAACGGCCGGCGGCCAAAACTCGAATTCGGGAGATACTACGAATTCGGACCAAAAAAGCGGCCAGATCACTCCCAGCACTGGCAGCCAAGAACAGGGTAAGGATATCGACCAAACCAAGTCGATCGTTACCAGTCCTTCCCACTAA
- the prfA gene encoding peptide chain release factor 1, whose product MDPLPDIAPFRRRLDELDAQMADASFYTNPRKAAEISREQQKLVQLVNDYRAHERAGRDIAEAEALMRDAAADADLRELAAGELEALRTKRASLAAELLHAMIPPEPTDSRNTVMEIRAGTGGDEASLFAAELFRLYSKFAEGRGWKVQPMSSSASDRGGLKEVIFLITGADVYKWLKFESGVHRVQRVPVTEANGRIHTSTVTVAVLPEAEEVDVQIDPQDLEITVSRASGPGGQGVNTTDSAVQILHKPTGLIVQCADERSQLKNKARAMTVLRSRLLKRREEEEHAKYAAVRRSQIGSGDRSERIRTYNFPQNRLTDHRIGLTLYNLPQVMEGDIDAVIAALQKADFEEKLATLTGAPIAARRSDAPEE is encoded by the coding sequence ATGGATCCTTTGCCCGACATCGCACCTTTCCGCCGCCGACTGGATGAGCTCGACGCCCAGATGGCGGACGCCTCGTTTTACACCAATCCGCGCAAAGCGGCGGAGATTTCGCGGGAGCAGCAGAAGCTCGTGCAGCTCGTCAACGATTACCGCGCGCACGAACGCGCCGGTCGCGACATAGCAGAAGCGGAGGCTTTGATGCGCGACGCGGCGGCGGATGCAGATTTGCGCGAGCTCGCAGCGGGCGAGCTGGAGGCCTTGCGCACAAAACGCGCCTCGCTCGCCGCGGAGTTGCTGCACGCCATGATCCCGCCGGAACCCACCGACTCGCGGAATACCGTGATGGAAATCCGGGCCGGCACCGGCGGCGACGAAGCCAGCTTGTTCGCGGCCGAGCTGTTCCGCCTCTACTCAAAGTTTGCCGAAGGGCGGGGCTGGAAAGTCCAACCCATGAGTTCCAGCGCGAGCGATCGCGGCGGATTGAAGGAGGTAATTTTCCTCATCACCGGCGCCGACGTTTACAAGTGGTTGAAATTCGAAAGCGGAGTGCATCGCGTGCAACGCGTCCCGGTCACGGAAGCAAACGGCCGGATTCACACGTCGACGGTGACGGTGGCGGTATTGCCTGAGGCGGAGGAAGTGGACGTGCAAATCGATCCGCAGGACCTCGAAATCACGGTGAGTCGGGCGAGCGGCCCCGGCGGGCAAGGGGTAAATACGACTGATTCGGCAGTGCAGATTTTGCACAAGCCGACGGGCCTCATCGTGCAGTGCGCGGATGAGCGTTCCCAACTGAAAAACAAAGCACGAGCGATGACCGTGCTCCGTTCGCGCCTGCTGAAACGGCGCGAAGAGGAAGAGCACGCGAAATATGCGGCCGTGCGCCGAAGCCAGATTGGATCCGGCGATCGCAGCGAGCGCATTCGCACTTACAATTTTCCGCAAAACCGCCTGACCGATCACCGTATCGGGCTCACGCTTTACAATCTGCCGCAGGTGATGGAAGGCGACATCGACGCGGTGATTGCGGCGCTCCAAAAGGCGGATTTCGAAGAGAAACTCGCGACTCTAACGGGCGCACCGATCGCGGCGCGTCGGTCCGACGCGCCGGAGGAATGA
- a CDS encoding adenylate/guanylate cyclase domain-containing protein produces the protein MAWALAQTELLQGAAWRVNDAQVRWRTLFQHQGDPRIAISLFEDSTEELVSWPPDREYHATLLGLLAADGTAVVAWDVILDAQREGEGDERLVATAGAAREAGTGVVVGAVSDPGTGAGGPTLPDPADAFHHVEGDVSAAYGDVSALLPFPALRSAARFGFVDAPRSGDGVIRQIPLVVRIGDRLYPSFALQTVLAYLHVTLDQVTVKLGEAVSFPTPKGVCSVPIDREGKYLINYRYEHDDLTPDYATYTYRELLLKLKAKLMDGKPLPGREPQVEGKILLVGQTVTGKADAGPSQRSSYTPLVLVHANVIDNILNRDFIRRPPGWVVWGGLLLLGYAGLTPAIARTLRLQLSFGVLVIVAYASVVIWGFVYGNWWVPVVGPMMGYGLLQFVVIGGRVLREQKAKDQLKQMFNSYLSPELLKKILRGKSLAEVSSERKPVTILFSDLRDFTSWSEQTKEETLIAQLNEYLAAMVECIHAHGGTLHKFIGDAVMAVWGDLVSEGPATDAQRACEAALAMQERLNVLNERWAAAGEHTLRMGIGLNHGVVLVGNIGSPRRMEFTVIGDAVNLASRLESLNKELKTGVLVGGAVYELVRDHFEFRECGAVPVKGKREPVPVFELCALKLTGSSASRTPVAES, from the coding sequence GTGGCGTGGGCTCTGGCACAAACGGAACTCCTGCAAGGGGCCGCGTGGCGCGTAAACGATGCCCAGGTGCGGTGGCGCACGCTTTTTCAACACCAAGGAGATCCGCGCATAGCGATCTCCCTTTTTGAGGACAGTACCGAGGAGCTCGTCAGTTGGCCGCCCGATCGAGAGTATCATGCGACGCTGCTGGGGTTGCTCGCGGCGGATGGGACGGCGGTGGTGGCGTGGGACGTCATTCTGGACGCGCAGCGGGAAGGAGAAGGGGACGAGCGACTTGTGGCCACGGCAGGCGCGGCGCGGGAGGCAGGCACGGGAGTCGTCGTGGGAGCGGTGTCTGACCCTGGCACGGGCGCCGGCGGACCGACGCTGCCGGACCCCGCAGATGCGTTTCACCACGTGGAAGGAGACGTCAGCGCGGCCTACGGAGACGTGTCGGCGTTACTGCCGTTTCCGGCACTGCGGTCGGCGGCGCGGTTTGGATTTGTGGATGCGCCGCGCAGTGGAGACGGGGTGATTCGGCAGATTCCGTTGGTCGTGCGGATCGGTGATCGGCTCTATCCTTCGTTCGCGCTGCAGACGGTGCTGGCTTATCTCCATGTCACCCTCGATCAGGTGACAGTGAAGCTCGGGGAGGCGGTGTCGTTTCCCACGCCGAAGGGCGTGTGCTCCGTGCCGATCGATCGCGAAGGGAAATATCTCATCAATTATCGTTACGAGCACGACGATCTCACGCCTGATTACGCGACCTATACCTACCGCGAGCTGCTGTTGAAATTGAAGGCAAAGCTCATGGACGGAAAGCCCTTGCCCGGCCGCGAGCCGCAGGTGGAAGGCAAAATACTGTTGGTCGGGCAAACGGTGACGGGAAAGGCCGACGCCGGGCCGAGTCAGCGGAGTTCTTACACGCCGCTCGTGTTGGTGCACGCGAACGTCATTGATAACATCTTGAACCGAGACTTCATTCGCCGGCCGCCGGGCTGGGTGGTGTGGGGCGGATTGCTTTTGCTGGGCTATGCGGGATTAACGCCTGCAATAGCGCGGACCTTGCGGCTGCAGTTGAGTTTTGGGGTGCTGGTCATCGTGGCCTATGCAAGCGTGGTGATCTGGGGATTTGTTTACGGCAATTGGTGGGTGCCGGTGGTGGGACCGATGATGGGTTACGGCTTGTTGCAATTTGTCGTGATCGGGGGGCGGGTGCTGCGTGAACAGAAGGCGAAGGACCAGCTGAAGCAGATGTTTAACTCGTATCTTTCGCCCGAGCTCCTGAAAAAAATCCTGCGCGGGAAATCGCTCGCGGAAGTGAGCAGCGAACGCAAACCGGTCACCATTTTGTTCTCGGACTTGCGCGATTTTACCAGTTGGAGCGAGCAGACGAAGGAAGAGACCCTGATCGCGCAGTTGAACGAATACCTCGCGGCGATGGTGGAGTGCATTCACGCGCACGGCGGGACGCTCCACAAGTTCATCGGTGACGCCGTCATGGCGGTGTGGGGCGACTTGGTGTCGGAAGGGCCGGCGACCGACGCTCAACGCGCGTGCGAGGCAGCCCTCGCCATGCAGGAGCGATTGAACGTGCTCAATGAACGCTGGGCCGCCGCCGGCGAACATACGCTGCGCATGGGGATCGGGTTGAATCACGGCGTCGTGCTGGTCGGCAACATCGGCTCACCGCGGCGGATGGAGTTCACGGTCATCGGCGATGCGGTCAACCTGGCGTCGCGGCTTGAAAGCCTGAATAAAGAACTCAAAACGGGCGTGCTTGTAGGGGGGGCGGTCTACGAATTGGTGCGCGACCATTTCGAGTTTCGTGAATGCGGTGCGGTGCCGGTGAAAGGGAAACGGGAGCCCGTGCCGGTTTTCGAGTTATGCGCTCTGAAATTGACGGGCTCCAGCGCTTCCCGGACACCGGTTGCGGAGAGCTGA
- a CDS encoding carboxy terminal-processing peptidase — protein MRLALFSRTRGIAAVLFLAATAAGFSADRQFKTSPTLAIEAQTLVKLLEEAHYNRDAVHASDYVEVVPDYMSQIDGQRLFFLGTDRALFEKRYASSLYWNVRALGNIDPAYEIFSVYEQRVNDRVNWIFQQLDKDIDLNDHATYLVDRSKAPWPADAAAADELWKERLKFEILAELLNKKTPAEAKKTVHKRYERMLKNVGELEGGDLAEIYLSSIAQLYDPHSTYWSADTYEDFGIQMKLQLVGIGALLGVEEDNCVVKEIIPGGPADLGKQLKPNDKIISVAQNGGEPVEVIGMKLRKIVDMIRGAKGSRVDLLVQPGAATDPSARKEIKIVRDVVKLNSARAHAAVFQVPGKDGKTIPLGVITLPSFYGPAETDEPEAEKSSASKDVAQLIGQLKKAGVEGLVLDLRRNGGGFLTEAIAVTGLFVPHGPVVQVKNQVGEIQVDEDESNTTAYDGPLAVLTDRFSASASEIVTGALQNYGRAIVVGDSSTHGKGSVQTVLEMRNLVPRLARSPDKTGATKITVQKYYLPNGSSTQLKGVIPDIVLPSVEDFLPIGEKDLPHALAWDEIPSSLFDGKPLDAKILTPLREASQQRQNSLEEFAYLRRYVDWFKMRQEQKRISLNLDTRQAQKKSDDDFQKQMKAERDKLAKNDFPFKEYRLGPPPPPKIKAPKKADDETVADGDLDAADDDDDNESYGKADIPLRESLRVLEDALALSPNRQLWVDDHAPLTAQTSTKS, from the coding sequence ATGCGTTTAGCTCTCTTCTCGCGCACTCGCGGTATCGCCGCGGTCCTGTTTCTCGCTGCGACTGCGGCGGGATTTTCCGCCGACCGCCAATTCAAAACTTCACCGACCCTCGCCATCGAGGCCCAGACGCTCGTGAAGCTGCTGGAAGAAGCCCATTACAACCGCGATGCCGTCCACGCCTCCGACTACGTGGAAGTCGTGCCGGATTACATGAGCCAGATCGATGGCCAACGGCTGTTTTTCCTGGGCACCGATCGCGCGCTTTTCGAAAAGCGCTATGCCTCGAGCCTCTATTGGAACGTCCGTGCTTTGGGTAACATCGATCCCGCTTACGAAATTTTTTCCGTCTACGAACAACGCGTCAACGACCGCGTGAATTGGATCTTCCAGCAGCTCGACAAAGACATCGACCTCAATGACCACGCCACCTACCTCGTCGATCGCAGCAAGGCCCCCTGGCCGGCCGACGCGGCGGCCGCCGATGAACTGTGGAAGGAGCGCCTCAAGTTCGAAATCCTCGCCGAACTCCTCAACAAGAAGACGCCCGCTGAAGCCAAGAAAACGGTGCATAAACGCTACGAGCGCATGTTGAAAAATGTCGGCGAACTCGAAGGCGGCGACCTCGCCGAGATATACCTCTCAAGCATCGCCCAACTCTACGACCCACACTCCACCTACTGGTCCGCCGACACTTACGAAGACTTTGGCATTCAGATGAAGCTCCAACTCGTAGGCATCGGCGCACTCCTCGGCGTGGAAGAAGATAACTGCGTCGTGAAGGAAATCATTCCGGGCGGCCCGGCCGATCTCGGCAAGCAACTCAAACCCAACGACAAGATTATCTCCGTCGCCCAAAACGGCGGCGAACCCGTCGAAGTCATCGGCATGAAACTGCGCAAAATCGTGGACATGATCCGCGGCGCGAAAGGCTCGCGCGTTGATCTGCTCGTGCAGCCCGGCGCCGCCACCGATCCCTCCGCGCGCAAGGAAATCAAGATCGTCCGCGATGTCGTGAAACTAAATTCCGCCCGCGCGCACGCCGCGGTTTTCCAAGTGCCCGGCAAGGATGGCAAAACCATTCCGCTCGGCGTGATCACCCTGCCTTCGTTCTACGGCCCAGCGGAAACCGACGAACCTGAAGCCGAAAAAAGCAGCGCTTCGAAAGACGTCGCCCAGTTGATCGGCCAGCTCAAAAAAGCGGGCGTCGAAGGTCTCGTCCTTGATTTGCGGCGCAACGGCGGCGGTTTTCTCACCGAAGCGATCGCCGTCACCGGACTCTTCGTGCCGCATGGCCCGGTCGTGCAGGTGAAGAATCAAGTGGGCGAAATCCAGGTCGATGAAGACGAGTCCAACACCACCGCTTACGACGGTCCCCTCGCCGTGCTGACCGATCGCTTTAGCGCTTCCGCCTCTGAAATTGTCACCGGCGCCCTGCAAAATTACGGTCGCGCCATCGTCGTCGGCGACAGTTCGACCCACGGCAAAGGCAGCGTGCAAACTGTGCTCGAAATGCGCAACCTCGTGCCCCGCCTCGCCCGCTCGCCGGATAAAACCGGCGCCACGAAAATCACCGTGCAGAAATATTATCTGCCCAACGGTTCGTCGACCCAACTCAAGGGGGTCATTCCGGACATCGTCCTTCCTAGCGTGGAGGACTTTCTTCCCATCGGCGAAAAAGATCTGCCGCACGCCCTCGCGTGGGACGAAATCCCCTCGTCGCTTTTTGACGGCAAGCCCCTTGATGCGAAAATCCTCACGCCGCTGCGCGAAGCCAGTCAGCAACGCCAAAACTCCCTCGAAGAGTTCGCTTATCTCCGGCGCTACGTGGATTGGTTCAAGATGCGTCAGGAGCAGAAGCGGATCTCTCTCAACCTCGACACCCGCCAGGCGCAGAAGAAGTCCGACGATGACTTCCAAAAGCAAATGAAAGCCGAGCGCGACAAACTCGCGAAAAACGATTTCCCGTTTAAGGAATATCGTCTCGGGCCTCCGCCGCCGCCCAAGATCAAAGCACCCAAAAAGGCCGACGACGAGACTGTCGCCGACGGGGATCTCGACGCCGCGGACGACGACGACGACAACGAAAGCTACGGCAAAGCCGACATCCCGCTCCGCGAAAGTCTGCGGGTTTTGGAAGACGCTCTCGCCTTGAGTCCGAACCGCCAGCTTTGGGTCGACGACCACGCGCCGCTCACGGCGCAGACCTCAACCAAGAGCTAA
- the prmC gene encoding peptide chain release factor N(5)-glutamine methyltransferase, translating to MHSVLEIIKKTTDFFAAKGVEGARLNAELLVGHVLGLGRMQLYLQFERLLSEGELDRLRPLVRRRALREPLQYIIGETEFAGLKLKVDRRALIPRPETERLVEILSERFADTPPPRVLDLGTGTGALALALAKTWPAATVTASDASEAALALASENAAACGLAERVTFVVSDWYRDLPAGSEFDLIVANPPYLTAAEVAEAAPEVRDYEPMQALTSADAGMADLRAIINGARPRLRRGGWIALETGIAQHASLVSELRAAGFEQVESRADLTGRDRFLLALG from the coding sequence ATGCATTCGGTCCTCGAAATCATCAAAAAGACCACCGACTTTTTTGCGGCCAAAGGCGTCGAAGGGGCGCGACTGAATGCAGAGCTGCTCGTCGGCCATGTGCTGGGGCTGGGGCGGATGCAGCTTTACCTGCAATTTGAGCGACTATTGAGCGAAGGAGAACTCGACCGCCTGCGCCCGCTGGTGCGGCGGCGGGCGCTGCGTGAGCCGTTGCAATACATCATCGGTGAAACGGAGTTCGCGGGCCTGAAGTTGAAGGTCGACCGGCGTGCGTTGATCCCTCGGCCGGAAACGGAGCGACTGGTCGAAATTTTGAGTGAACGTTTCGCCGACACGCCACCGCCGCGTGTGCTTGATCTGGGCACGGGCACGGGCGCGCTGGCACTGGCTTTGGCCAAAACTTGGCCCGCCGCGACCGTCACGGCGAGCGATGCGAGCGAAGCAGCGCTCGCCCTGGCCAGCGAAAACGCGGCGGCCTGCGGTCTCGCGGAGCGGGTGACTTTCGTGGTTTCCGATTGGTATCGCGATTTACCGGCGGGCTCGGAGTTCGATCTGATTGTTGCGAATCCGCCCTATCTGACTGCGGCCGAAGTCGCGGAAGCGGCACCGGAGGTGCGCGACTACGAGCCGATGCAGGCGCTGACCAGTGCAGATGCCGGAATGGCGGACCTGCGCGCCATCATCAATGGGGCACGTCCGCGACTGAGGCGAGGCGGGTGGATCGCGCTGGAAACGGGTATTGCGCAGCACGCCAGCTTGGTCTCGGAGCTGCGCGCGGCAGGATTCGAGCAGGTCGAATCCCGTGCGGATCTAACCGGGCGCGACCGCTTCCTTTTAGCTCTTGGTTGA
- a CDS encoding haloacid dehalogenase-like hydrolase, giving the protein MATTLFTQNIIACIWDFDKTLIPGYMQAPLFRRHDIDEATFWAETNALLEHYRKRGYHLSGEISYLNHILTYVLAGKFGRLDNRELRACGAEIEFYPGLPQFFGLAKSYVAERAEFRKHEIQLEHYIVSTGLAEMIRGSAIASHVDGIWGCEFIESPLQPGFLQQSEMAISADAVIAQIGMVIDNTTKTRALFEINKGTNKNPAIDVNANVKPEDRRIPFQNMIYVADGPSDIPSFSVVKSGGGRAYGVYNPDRAGEFEQNDRLLQSGRIHGYGPADYTAASSTARWLRLHIHAICDRIVADREVAVAQKTVKPPRHLNATPEEEAALRASRLPKQANFLD; this is encoded by the coding sequence ATGGCTACGACGCTTTTCACTCAAAACATCATCGCGTGCATCTGGGATTTCGACAAGACCTTAATCCCCGGCTACATGCAGGCCCCGCTTTTCCGGCGCCATGACATCGACGAAGCCACGTTTTGGGCGGAGACGAACGCCTTGCTCGAGCATTATCGGAAACGCGGCTATCACCTTTCCGGCGAAATCAGCTACCTCAACCACATCCTGACTTATGTGTTGGCAGGCAAGTTTGGCCGGCTCGATAACCGCGAACTCCGGGCGTGCGGCGCTGAAATCGAATTTTATCCCGGTTTGCCCCAGTTTTTCGGCCTGGCCAAAAGCTACGTCGCCGAACGCGCCGAATTTCGTAAGCACGAAATCCAGCTCGAACATTACATCGTCAGCACCGGTCTGGCGGAAATGATTCGGGGCAGCGCCATCGCATCGCACGTTGATGGAATTTGGGGCTGCGAGTTCATCGAAAGCCCGCTTCAGCCCGGTTTTCTCCAGCAAAGCGAGATGGCGATCTCGGCCGACGCGGTCATTGCGCAGATCGGCATGGTGATCGACAACACGACCAAAACCCGGGCGCTCTTCGAAATCAACAAGGGCACCAACAAGAATCCTGCGATCGATGTGAACGCGAACGTGAAGCCCGAGGACCGCCGGATTCCATTCCAGAATATGATCTACGTGGCCGATGGCCCGAGCGACATCCCGAGCTTTTCCGTGGTCAAGAGCGGCGGCGGGCGCGCCTATGGCGTTTACAACCCCGACCGCGCGGGGGAATTCGAGCAAAACGATCGCCTGCTCCAATCCGGCCGCATTCACGGCTACGGTCCCGCCGACTATACTGCGGCCAGCAGCACGGCTCGCTGGCTCCGCCTGCACATTCACGCCATCTGCGACCGGATCGTCGCCGACCGCGAAGTCGCGGTGGCTCAGAAGACCGTCAAGCCTCCGCGGCACCTCAATGCGACGCCAGAGGAGGAAGCCGCCTTGCGAGCCTCTCGCCTGCCTAAGCAGGCCAATTTCTTGGACTGA